One segment of Oscillatoria sp. FACHB-1407 DNA contains the following:
- a CDS encoding hybrid sensor histidine kinase/response regulator, which produces MNPSLKENPFKTGIAKILIVEDERAIARDLKESLEHLGYCVPAIASSSTEAIALVETWQPDLILMDIVLEDSDRDGIETAQEIRDRFRVPVVYLTAHATTTILERAKETDPFGYLLKPFREKDLWVAIETALKRHRLECALHEREEWLTHILTGMGDGVIVFDTETRIRFINPVAESLTGWTEAEVLDQPIQTVFQVINEKERSPLLSTLLQTIIRGEPFYLSLDTLLMTKSGQEVPIFDSAAPLRDQQGVVTGGIIVFRDAYTLRIANERDLAVARAQQLELQMQEMENLNRLKDDFLSTVSHELRTPLSNIKMATRMLTIVLDQLDLLAQSTGLTATPISRYIHILQQETEQELRLINDLLDIQRIQAETYSLELSLIQLSTWIPNLVEPFRPRIAESNQTLNLNIPSDLPDLWTDPHALTRILSELLNNACKYTPPEEQITTGVTQLRKRGSWSKTKE; this is translated from the coding sequence ATGAACCCATCGTTAAAAGAAAACCCATTCAAAACGGGAATAGCAAAGATCCTGATTGTAGAAGACGAACGAGCCATTGCCAGAGATCTGAAAGAAAGCCTTGAGCATCTGGGTTATTGTGTTCCAGCGATCGCCAGTTCCAGCACTGAAGCCATTGCCCTGGTTGAAACCTGGCAGCCTGATCTGATCTTGATGGATATTGTGTTAGAAGACAGCGATCGCGATGGCATCGAAACGGCTCAGGAGATCCGCGATCGGTTTCGGGTTCCGGTCGTTTATCTTACTGCCCATGCTACGACGACTATTCTAGAGCGGGCAAAGGAGACCGATCCCTTTGGCTATTTGCTCAAACCCTTTCGCGAAAAAGACCTGTGGGTGGCGATCGAAACGGCTCTAAAACGTCATCGTCTAGAATGTGCCCTGCATGAACGGGAAGAATGGCTGACTCATATTCTGACCGGGATGGGGGATGGGGTGATTGTGTTTGACACCGAAACCCGGATCAGGTTCATCAACCCGGTTGCAGAATCCCTGACGGGATGGACGGAAGCAGAGGTTCTGGATCAACCAATCCAGACTGTGTTTCAAGTGATCAACGAAAAAGAGCGATCGCCCCTGCTGTCTACCTTGCTCCAGACCATCATCCGTGGAGAGCCGTTCTACCTTTCCCTGGATACTCTCCTGATGACAAAATCAGGGCAGGAAGTTCCCATTTTCGATAGCGCCGCTCCTCTTCGAGATCAGCAAGGAGTTGTAACGGGAGGGATAATCGTCTTTCGGGACGCTTATACATTGCGGATTGCCAATGAGCGCGACCTGGCAGTAGCTCGTGCCCAACAACTGGAACTGCAAATGCAAGAGATGGAGAACCTGAATCGGCTCAAAGATGATTTTTTGAGTACCGTCTCTCACGAACTCCGCACCCCGTTGTCTAATATCAAAATGGCAACCCGCATGTTGACTATTGTGCTCGACCAACTCGATCTCCTGGCTCAGTCAACCGGATTAACGGCAACACCCATCTCCAGATACATTCATATCCTGCAACAGGAAACCGAACAGGAACTTCGTTTAATTAATGACCTGCTCGACATTCAACGGATTCAGGCTGAGACATACTCCCTTGAATTATCGTTGATCCAGCTATCCACCTGGATTCCAAACCTGGTAGAACCGTTTCGCCCCAGAATTGCAGAGAGTAACCAAACCCTTAATCTCAACATCCCATCTGACTTGCCTGATCTGTGGACTGATCCCCACGCCCTTACCCGTATCCTCTCAGAACTGCTCAACAATGCCTGTAAATATACGCCGCCTGAAGAACAGATTACGACAGGAGTTACGCAGTTGAGAAAAAGGGGGAGTTGGAGTAAAACCAAAGAATGA
- a CDS encoding PAS domain-containing sensor histidine kinase translates to MDITDRKLAETAPMQALHGITHHLENSPLATICWDREFRVAFWSQRAESMFGWTAAEVMGKTPLDWQFVFEADREQVNQTIAQLFSGINTVCHNRNYRKDGSVVFCEWYNSTLLDEQGNLVSMLSFALDVTERKHAEAALQASETRFRRYERIVSATTDGISLVDRQYRYQIVNQAYLNRFNKSYTDIVGHSVSELLGQEVFETIIQPRLDRCLAGETVQYNEWFEVPALGRQFLSVTYSPYREADQTISGVVVSVRNITPLKQAEEAVRQSEQRFQEIAQTISQLFFVRSAITGEFIYVSPAYERIWGRSCESLYQNPDSWLEAIHPDDRPRINQSLANQFTGKSVQREYRIILPNGSVRWISAQIDLVRDEDGNLLRFIGFAEDISDRKAIEFVVQQNEARYLAILEDQTELITRFRADGTLLFVNDAFCRYYGVSRDEMIGHHYQPLIYPADQAAIDRCLAALSPENPVGSVQHRVCVNGTMRWMQWTNRAIYGDQGNLLELQSVGRDIDDRKQAELQLQAALAEKEVLLQEVYHRVKNNLQLIQSMLQMQQRRLNNPEAIQALQDSWNRIMTISLVHEILYQSDNLAKINLRDYIPALVQHIATSYHLIAPNVVVKTEVESIVAPMKKAICCGLILNELVTNALKYAFPEKKSGQVTVVVTADCTRSENMITMTVQDNGIGLPQSLDLSSIKTLGLTLVQDFVEQLRGAIAVESGQGCLFRITFNLKS, encoded by the coding sequence TTGGATATTACCGATCGCAAACTCGCAGAAACTGCTCCGATGCAAGCACTGCATGGAATTACCCACCATCTAGAAAACTCCCCCCTGGCAACAATTTGTTGGGATCGAGAATTTCGGGTTGCCTTCTGGTCTCAACGGGCAGAAAGCATGTTTGGCTGGACGGCTGCAGAGGTCATGGGCAAAACTCCCCTTGATTGGCAGTTTGTTTTTGAAGCGGATCGAGAGCAGGTCAATCAGACGATCGCTCAACTATTTAGCGGCATCAATACAGTTTGCCACAACCGGAATTATCGCAAGGATGGTTCGGTGGTGTTCTGTGAGTGGTACAACTCTACTCTGCTGGATGAGCAGGGAAATTTAGTCTCTATGTTGTCGTTTGCTCTGGATGTTACCGAACGCAAACATGCAGAAGCTGCACTGCAAGCCAGCGAAACTCGTTTTAGACGATATGAGCGAATTGTTTCCGCTACGACTGATGGCATTTCTCTAGTCGATCGCCAGTACCGCTACCAGATCGTCAACCAGGCATATCTGAATCGGTTTAATAAGTCCTACACCGATATTGTTGGGCATTCGGTCAGTGAACTGCTGGGGCAGGAGGTGTTTGAAACGATTATTCAACCCCGTCTCGATCGCTGCCTTGCCGGGGAAACGGTGCAATACAACGAGTGGTTTGAGGTTCCAGCATTGGGGCGGCAGTTTTTGAGTGTTACCTATTCCCCCTATCGAGAAGCCGATCAGACGATCTCTGGAGTGGTGGTGAGTGTACGCAACATTACTCCCTTGAAGCAGGCAGAAGAAGCCGTGCGGCAGAGCGAACAGCGGTTTCAGGAAATAGCCCAAACAATCAGTCAACTGTTCTTTGTCCGTTCGGCGATCACAGGGGAATTTATCTATGTCAGCCCTGCCTATGAACGCATTTGGGGACGCAGTTGCGAAAGTTTATATCAAAACCCTGATTCCTGGTTGGAGGCAATTCATCCCGACGATCGCCCCCGGATCAATCAATCATTGGCAAATCAATTTACTGGAAAATCGGTTCAAAGAGAATACCGAATTATCCTACCCAATGGTTCCGTGCGCTGGATCTCCGCTCAAATTGATCTGGTACGAGATGAAGACGGAAATCTGTTGCGGTTTATTGGTTTTGCAGAAGATATTAGCGATCGCAAAGCCATTGAATTTGTTGTGCAACAAAATGAAGCTCGCTATTTAGCAATTCTGGAAGATCAAACAGAACTAATTACCCGGTTTCGGGCAGATGGCACTCTATTGTTTGTTAACGATGCCTTTTGTCGCTACTACGGAGTTTCCAGGGACGAAATGATTGGGCATCACTATCAACCCCTGATCTATCCGGCGGATCAAGCCGCGATCGATCGCTGTCTGGCAGCCCTATCACCAGAGAATCCGGTTGGCAGCGTGCAGCATCGCGTCTGTGTCAATGGCACGATGCGCTGGATGCAATGGACGAATCGCGCCATCTACGGCGATCAGGGCAATTTGCTAGAACTTCAGTCGGTTGGACGGGATATTGACGATCGCAAACAGGCAGAACTTCAGTTACAGGCGGCTCTGGCAGAAAAAGAGGTGTTACTGCAAGAGGTCTATCACCGGGTTAAAAACAATCTGCAACTGATCCAGAGTATGCTGCAAATGCAGCAGCGACGGCTGAACAACCCCGAGGCAATCCAGGCATTACAGGATAGTTGGAACCGGATCATGACCATTAGCCTGGTGCATGAAATTCTGTATCAATCGGATAACCTGGCAAAAATTAATTTAAGAGACTATATTCCTGCCCTGGTGCAGCATATTGCCACGTCTTACCACCTCATTGCTCCCAACGTAGTGGTTAAAACTGAAGTGGAATCCATCGTTGCCCCAATGAAGAAAGCAATTTGCTGCGGCTTGATCTTGAATGAGCTGGTGACAAACGCGCTAAAATACGCTTTCCCAGAGAAAAAGTCAGGACAGGTGACGGTGGTTGTGACGGCTGACTGTACTCGATCCGAGAACATGATTACCATGACAGTCCAGGACAATGGGATCGGGCTGCCCCAATCGCTCGATCTATCTAGCATTAAAACGTTAGGTCTAACGTTGGTTCAAGACTTTGTTGAGCAGTTGCGGGGTGCGATCGCCGTTGAATCAGGTCAGGGGTGTCTGTTTCGCATTACGTTTAATTTAAAATCATGA
- the pyrC gene encoding dihydroorotase: MSPFYNEKMQKLTITRPDDWHLHLRDGAALKAVLPYTVRQFARAIIMPNLKPPVRSVTDAAAYRDRILAAIPEGKQFEPLMTLYLTDNTSPDEIFRAKESQFVKAVKYYPAGATTNSDLGVTDIRKCDRVFEAMQQVDMPLLLHGEVTDTDVDMFDREKVFIERHLIPLKQRFPNLRVVLEHITTSDAVQYVLSTNTIAATITPQHLLFNRNALFKGGLRPHFYCLPILKREEHRQALLKAATSGNPKFFLGTDSAPHTRTSKESSCGCAGCFSALHALELYAEAFESMDALDKLEAFASFYGPDFYQLPRNTEQITLSKTTWRVPDEVPFTESGLVPLGAGQEMTWQMV; the protein is encoded by the coding sequence ATGTCGCCGTTTTATAATGAAAAGATGCAAAAGCTTACCATCACCCGACCTGACGATTGGCATCTACATCTCCGCGACGGTGCAGCCCTGAAAGCGGTTTTGCCCTACACGGTGCGTCAGTTTGCCCGCGCCATCATCATGCCGAACTTGAAGCCTCCTGTCCGCTCAGTGACGGATGCAGCAGCCTATCGCGATCGCATCCTTGCCGCCATCCCAGAAGGCAAACAATTTGAGCCCCTGATGACGCTCTACCTCACCGACAACACCAGCCCCGACGAAATTTTCCGGGCAAAAGAATCCCAATTTGTTAAAGCGGTTAAGTATTACCCAGCCGGAGCAACGACCAACTCAGATTTGGGTGTGACAGATATTCGCAAGTGCGATCGCGTTTTTGAAGCGATGCAGCAGGTGGACATGCCGTTATTACTGCATGGGGAAGTGACCGATACCGACGTTGATATGTTCGATCGCGAGAAGGTGTTTATTGAGCGACATTTAATCCCCCTCAAGCAGCGATTTCCCAACCTACGAGTGGTGCTTGAGCATATCACTACCTCTGATGCGGTGCAGTATGTCCTGTCTACCAACACCATTGCAGCAACGATTACGCCCCAGCATTTGTTGTTTAACCGCAATGCCCTGTTCAAAGGCGGACTTCGCCCCCATTTCTATTGCCTGCCCATTTTGAAGCGAGAGGAGCATCGTCAGGCTTTATTAAAAGCGGCAACATCGGGGAATCCGAAGTTTTTTCTGGGCACCGATAGTGCCCCCCATACCCGCACCAGCAAAGAAAGTTCCTGCGGTTGCGCGGGGTGTTTTTCGGCACTACATGCCCTTGAGTTGTATGCCGAAGCATTTGAGAGCATGGATGCCCTGGATAAACTAGAGGCGTTCGCCAGCTTCTATGGCCCCGATTTTTATCAACTCCCACGCAATACCGAACAAATTACCCTGTCTAAAACAACCTGGCGCGTTCCTGATGAAGTGCCATTTACAGAATCCGGGCTTGTCCCTTTGGGAGCAGGGCAGGAAATGACCTGGCAGATGGTGTGA
- a CDS encoding DUF305 domain-containing protein: MDQQKQMPGMGWNRFAAMIAASTFIMFFLMYQLVYSLDHALFSVNRLVASLVMGCVMTVVMLSFMWSMYRGVGIKIAVLSVATTLGLILLSVNRTQALIGDVNFMKSMIPHHSIAINNARKASISDPRVRKLADEIIESQVREIAEMKLLLDDIARDGERGTTQLPARSTAITPDMERQIREAVQ; encoded by the coding sequence ATGGATCAACAGAAACAAATGCCAGGAATGGGCTGGAACCGATTCGCGGCGATGATCGCAGCCTCAACGTTCATCATGTTTTTCTTGATGTATCAGCTTGTGTATTCCCTTGATCATGCACTGTTCAGTGTGAACCGATTGGTCGCCTCATTGGTAATGGGATGCGTGATGACCGTTGTGATGCTTTCCTTTATGTGGTCGATGTACCGAGGAGTAGGAATCAAAATTGCAGTTCTCAGCGTAGCCACCACGCTTGGCTTGATTCTGCTTTCCGTGAATAGAACCCAGGCACTAATCGGAGATGTCAACTTCATGAAGTCGATGATTCCCCATCACTCCATTGCGATTAACAATGCGCGGAAGGCAAGCATCAGCGATCCGCGTGTTCGCAAACTTGCGGATGAGATCATTGAGTCGCAGGTTCGTGAAATAGCTGAGATGAAGTTACTCCTTGATGACATTGCGCGGGACGGAGAACGGGGAACGACGCAGCTTCCCGCTCGCTCGACTGCAATAACTCCCGATATGGAGCGCCAGATTAGAGAAGCAGTGCAGTAA
- a CDS encoding ATP-binding protein, with product MLEIAKEDIISRLQFDNPWWETGRQGKIIYEDAPRRKYFETFSQNILDTSVRRAIVLMGPRRVGKTVMVYHSIRMLLDSDIRAENILYVSLETPIYTGLPLERILGYFQELFKHERTSKLFIFFDEIQYLREWEIHLKSLVDSFPSYRFVATGSAAAALRLKSTESGAGRFSDYVLPPLTFAEYLMFIGKENELISFEDHEFEGYEYSPLDTEELNKEFVNYLNFGGYPEAVFSKTIRLDPGQYIKSDIIDKVLLRDLPSLYGISDIQELNRLFTTLAYNSGNEVSLEGLSKSSGVAKNTIKRYLEYLEAAFLIRRVERIDQNVKRFKRAVCFKVYLTNPSMRAALFGQLKIDSGAMGAMTETAIFSQWQHSKMIELYYARWNSGEIDIVHLDQVHQSPSWIVEVKWSDRPHNSCSELDNCIEFVKKNPGVAQPIKITSRTIRDKNFLYKGVRFEFELASLYAYTLGANILRSIDAKVQRRRTQSLFNE from the coding sequence ATGCTTGAAATCGCGAAGGAAGATATTATCTCCCGTCTTCAATTTGATAACCCTTGGTGGGAAACAGGTCGTCAAGGAAAGATTATTTATGAGGATGCTCCCCGGCGAAAGTATTTTGAGACTTTTTCTCAAAATATTTTAGATACAAGTGTACGCCGAGCGATCGTTTTAATGGGACCGAGACGGGTTGGAAAAACTGTCATGGTTTATCACAGCATTCGTATGCTTTTAGATTCTGACATTCGTGCAGAAAACATTCTATATGTATCTCTCGAAACCCCCATTTACACTGGGCTTCCTTTAGAACGTATACTTGGCTATTTTCAAGAATTATTCAAGCACGAGCGGACTTCAAAACTATTTATTTTTTTTGATGAAATTCAATATCTACGCGAATGGGAAATACATCTGAAATCTCTTGTTGATTCATTTCCTAGCTACCGTTTTGTCGCTACTGGTTCTGCCGCAGCCGCACTACGATTGAAGAGTACTGAATCCGGAGCTGGTCGATTCAGTGATTATGTTTTACCACCTTTAACCTTCGCTGAGTACTTAATGTTCATTGGAAAGGAAAATGAATTAATATCATTTGAAGATCATGAATTTGAGGGTTATGAATATTCACCTCTAGATACAGAGGAATTAAATAAAGAGTTTGTCAATTATCTCAACTTCGGAGGGTATCCGGAGGCTGTTTTCTCTAAAACAATCCGCTTAGATCCTGGTCAATATATAAAAAGTGACATTATTGACAAAGTTTTACTGCGAGACCTGCCAAGTCTTTACGGTATTAGTGACATTCAAGAACTTAATAGACTTTTCACTACCTTGGCATATAACTCTGGTAACGAGGTGAGTTTAGAGGGATTATCAAAATCATCTGGTGTAGCGAAGAATACTATAAAGCGCTATCTCGAATATCTTGAAGCAGCATTTTTAATTCGTCGTGTTGAGAGAATTGATCAAAATGTAAAGAGGTTTAAAAGAGCAGTGTGCTTCAAGGTTTATTTAACAAACCCATCAATGCGAGCAGCATTATTTGGGCAGCTTAAAATAGACTCTGGGGCAATGGGAGCTATGACTGAGACTGCAATTTTTAGTCAATGGCAACACAGTAAAATGATTGAGCTTTACTATGCACGTTGGAACTCAGGAGAAATTGATATTGTTCACCTAGACCAAGTACACCAATCTCCTTCTTGGATCGTTGAAGTTAAGTGGAGTGACCGGCCTCATAATTCCTGTTCTGAACTTGATAACTGCATAGAATTTGTGAAAAAAAATCCAGGTGTAGCCCAACCTATCAAGATCACTAGTCGTACAATCAGAGACAAGAACTTCTTATACAAAGGAGTACGATTTGAATTTGAGTTGGCTAGTCTATACGCTTACACCCTTGGTGCAAACATATTGCGGAGTATAGATGCCAAAGTTCAGCGACGGCGTACTCAATCCTTGTTTAACGAGTAG
- a CDS encoding GNAT family N-acetyltransferase — MDCSHIQFCVHDASQAQNHRSIDLEQLQHLFKAAAFWACNRRIEDLEVAIAHSKPVVTVWDGDRLIGFARATSDGVFRATIWDVVIHPDYQGAGLGRKMVETVLMHPHVNRVERVYLMTTNQQKFYERIGFEENQTTTMVLFNQPVSQNHLPIVTEISQ; from the coding sequence ATGGATTGCAGCCACATTCAATTTTGTGTCCACGATGCTTCTCAAGCTCAAAATCATCGATCGATTGATCTGGAGCAACTGCAACATCTATTCAAAGCGGCTGCATTTTGGGCGTGTAACCGTCGCATTGAAGATTTAGAAGTCGCGATCGCCCATAGTAAGCCTGTTGTCACGGTGTGGGATGGCGATCGCCTGATCGGCTTTGCGCGTGCCACCTCAGATGGAGTGTTTCGTGCCACGATTTGGGATGTGGTCATCCACCCGGACTATCAGGGAGCAGGCTTGGGACGCAAGATGGTGGAAACGGTGTTGATGCACCCCCATGTCAATCGGGTTGAGCGGGTTTATCTGATGACCACCAACCAGCAAAAGTTTTACGAGCGCATCGGCTTCGAGGAAAACCAAACTACAACCATGGTGTTGTTTAACCAACCCGTCTCGCAGAACCACCTGCCCATCGTCACCGAGATCTCTCAGTAA
- a CDS encoding diheme cytochrome c: MMIKNVSRQSLLRRLAQLFNRSFAHHRQSRWRSSLILAILLIAWSALLGVGLAQATEPRSTGIMAEPDQRILLAQATGSSAVGTVDVVPPAQQLGQDLYLENCASCHIGLPPQIFPTDTWRNLLQDDSHYGVQINPFRPPTLLVVWNYIRTFSRPVLLNEQAPYRIEDSRYFKALHPRVEFRDRVQIDSCAQCHPSAQQFNFRQLTPEWENAP; this comes from the coding sequence ATGATGATTAAGAACGTGTCGCGTCAATCTCTCTTGCGTCGCCTTGCTCAACTGTTTAACCGCTCCTTTGCCCATCATCGCCAATCAAGATGGCGATCGTCTCTGATTCTGGCGATCTTGCTAATCGCCTGGTCTGCTCTCCTGGGGGTTGGGTTAGCGCAAGCTACTGAACCACGCTCTACCGGAATCATGGCAGAGCCTGACCAACGCATCTTGTTGGCGCAGGCTACTGGTTCTAGCGCAGTAGGCACGGTAGATGTCGTTCCCCCTGCCCAGCAATTGGGACAAGACTTGTACTTAGAGAACTGTGCCAGTTGCCACATTGGGTTACCGCCGCAGATTTTTCCAACGGATACCTGGCGCAATTTGCTGCAAGACGATTCTCACTACGGTGTGCAAATTAACCCGTTCCGTCCTCCGACCTTGTTGGTCGTCTGGAATTATATCCGCACTTTTTCGCGCCCTGTTCTCCTCAACGAACAGGCTCCCTATCGCATCGAAGACTCCCGATACTTCAAAGCTCTCCACCCCAGAGTCGAATTTCGCGATCGCGTCCAGATTGATAGCTGCGCTCAATGTCATCCCAGTGCCCAGCAATTTAACTTCCGCCAGTTAACCCCAGAGTGGGAGAATGCTCCTTAG